In the genome of Mastomys coucha isolate ucsf_1 unplaced genomic scaffold, UCSF_Mcou_1 pScaffold21, whole genome shotgun sequence, the window TCTCTCAAGAGGGCCTGACACGGAGCTGAGGGCACTTCTTTTCTGTCCCGTCTGTTGCCAGGACAAAGCAAACATTGCCTCTCATAAGAGGATACTTGGGCAGGCAGATGAGAACAGGGCCCATTCAGGGACTTGGACATCAGGATCGCTGAGGGTAGCAGACAGAGCATGCAGTAGCAGCCTAGTCCTCCTTACACCAGGCCGTGGGGCTTTGTGCAAATGACTTTGCCTTCTCTGGGCTCCTGAAAGTCCGTGTGACACGTACCCATCCTCAGGACCCAGGGTTGGCCATGAGCTGAGGAAGACACATCTATCACAGTTCTGGAAACCACACATGCCACCTCAAAGAACCAAAGCCCAGGGAGGCCGGAGGCTGGCAGAGGCTACAGCATCAGAAGCTTGGGACACAGCCAGAGTCGGACTCCCTGACCCCTAGAAGGCTCTCTCTTCAATTGTAACAGGACTTAATAATCCTTTCTGGCTCCCCTAGAGCCAGGAGACCAGACCTGCAGTTATCAGCACCCTCTGGGCCTCAGACAGGGCAACCAGACAGGCTCCTACTCCAACCTGCCTTCCCAGCCAGCCCAGGGCTGCTCTCACTCTGGCCTCTTTCATCTTGGGCCTAATTAGCCGGCGCCCCACCCCAAAGCTTCTTGAACTGGAGTCATCACTCCCAATttatagatggggaaactgaggtaccTCGAGGGAAGTGGTTTAGAGCTGTCGCCTGTGAGTCAGCTGTGGAGCCAGAGCCCATCGGAGCAGAGCCCAGGTCTCCTAGCTGGTCTTGCCCCTCCCcgtgcctctccccacccccatctccatcctttctcttcttctacccttGTTCTGGGGGCCCAGGCACTCTTCTCTTTAGGAATCTACTTCACCACTGTTATCTGCAGCCAGGTCAGGATAGGAAGTAGGGAGGAACTTGGCCAACCAAAAGGGACAAAGACAAAATAGCTAGAGGCTGGCAATGGTGGGCTCCGGTGTTTCATCTCCAAAGTGGCTAGCAGGAAGCTTTAGAGGAAGATGAGCATGAGATTTGCACAACAGAAGGTGTGTGCCCCTGAAATTAGCGGGCCAGTGAGCACCCACAGCCTGGGACTCCTGAGTCGCAGGCCCAGATGCAGTCCTCTGGACTCCGGTAGGTAGTGTGGCCCCAGGTCTCTGGCAGCCCGGCCGTTGTCCTCTCAAGCCTTGTTTTCTCAGTTCATGTTAGGCGTATTACGAGCTGAGTGGCCCTCCAGGCCTGGCCGACATGCACACCTAGAGTCAGGATCCCGTTGTTTTTCGGCTTCGCGGCGCCTTAGGGCCCCTCCCCTCTCGCTGTACTCTAGCCTGCCCCGACCCTTGATGGCAATCTGTGCGACTTCGGGCAAAGGTCAGCAGCTACCAACCGGCTGCGACCCTGGCGCCGGGTCCTCGCCTTCAAGCAGAGCGAGGTGTCCCCCCGGACGCCGGGTCAGCGTTGAGGACGCCAAGCCAAGCCCGGCGGCGCCGGTTCGACCGGTCCGCAGTGACCCACCCACGCCTTGCTCTTCCTGCTCTGCCCTGGGACTGCGCTTCGCGCGCCTCCCAGCGGCCGCCCGAAGACCCGCACTCAAGCCGCCAGGCCGACCGGGGAGGGAGGACTCGCGGACGCGCTGGCCGGCTTCCCGATCTGCCCAAGCCGCTGTTCCGCTCCAGGGCCTGGGAACGCAGTTCCACCGGGGAGCGGACCGGGAGCCCGGCCTACCAAACTCCGCCCCTGCCCGTGCCTGCGGCGGTTTCGGGGCAGGGGGCCTGCCCGGCGAGACAGTTACTCAGACCTGGCGAAACCTGCGAGTCGGCACCTGCCGGCCCGGCGGGCGTGGCAGGCGGAGGCTCCGTTACGCCCCGCCCCTGGGCTCGCCCCGTCCCGGCCGCCCACGCGCCGCGCGCCCCGCCCCGGCCCGCGCCGCCAGCCTGCCAGCCCGGAAGGAGCCGACCGAGAGCCCGCGGCAGCTGACTCAAGCGGTGAGCGAGGCCGACCCGTTACCACGGGCGCCAGGGGCCCGAACGACGCTGTGGTTTCGATGCCCTTCGTAGGCGGGAGGCTTAATGAGCTCTCCGCACGCACCTCTCGGGCACCCCCCACCCCGATCGCTGCGGGTCCTATCCTGCAGGGGCCTGGGCTGTCGCTTCCGGCATCATCTCCGAAGCCTCCAGATTTCATCTTGGGACCTAGACATTGGGGGGGTACGGGGGGGAAGGGGGTCTCTGCTGGAGTCTGCAAGGCGGCCCTAGGGTGACAGCAGCCCCTCGGGGAAGGTGGAGGACCCGCGCGCCCTCTAGCGGCCATAAAGGCCTGCGCGTCCTCGCCTCGGTGTCTCACGTTCCTTCCCTTTGCAGAGAAGTAAGTGGATGAGTGACCATGGGGCCCCTGAGTCGAGAAGCCTGGGCCCAGCGCTTGGGGGCTTTCCGAGCCAGCCCATCCGCCTTTCAGGCAGGTGCCGAAGGCGAGGATTTGGGTCGCGACCTGTTGAGTGACCTAAGGAGTGAGAAGCTAAGCGAGCAGACCAAGGTAGGTCCTGCCCGTGTGCCCTGCCACGGTCCACCTGGTTGCTTCATACTGCGGCACGCTGAACTTAATGAGTTCCATTTAAATCCCCCCATCTCAGGTTTCCTTACTGACACTGAGCTTGGAGTACTCTGACAAACTCTGGCCAGATGCACCTGCCGCGGAGGCTGCTGCCACTTCCTTGATGGACACGCTGGTCCTCCTGCCCTCAAGACCTTCAGCCCTCCGGAGGCTCCTATTGTTGGCAGCCACCACAGCCCTGGTGTCAGGAGGTGCTCTCGGACCCACTTCGGAAGCTTCCTGCCGGCTCCTGCCCTTACTTCTTGGCTTAGCTTCAGGCCGAGACATGGGACGGAGCTTTGGAACCGCCTTGGAACAGCGCCACCTACAGGCCACAGCCTGTGAATGCCTTGGAGAGCTTGAGCGCTGTAAGCCCGGGCTGCTGGCCGGAGCCTTGGGGATGCTGCGGAGCCTCCTAGGGCAAATGGGTCCCATCCAGCCTGTCAGCCTGCTTCTGGCTCTTGTTCTGCACAACACCTTGGTGGTACAGTCCAGGTCTGGGGCTGGCCTGCAAGGCCTGCTTGTGGCTGAGGACTTCTCCACTGGGAGTTGTCCCTGGGACTGGACCCTGGCTGAAGAATGGGATGCCCACCTTAAGCCCCAGGCGCCCAGCTGGCCCacagctggggaggaggaggagcatggCTTTCCAATTCTAGAGCCCAGCCCTGAGGACACCCGAGAGCTGAAGGCTGCCGTGGCCCAGCTTCTGGACACTTCATATCTGCTCACTCCTGTGGCACAGGCTCAACTTCTGTGGCTGTTGGGCTGGGCCCTTCGGGGTCTCCGGGGACAGCCACCAGTGCTTTTCAAGCCACAGCTAGTTCGGCTGCTGGGCACAGCACAGCTGACACTGTTACACTCAGTTCTCTCTCTTAAGGCAGCTTTTGGTGAGGCCCTGTTCACTGCTCAGGATGAAGCTCTGCTGCTCCGCAGGCTTACCTTGGTAGCCCAGCACCCAGCCTTACCTTCACCCACACACCTCTTTTACCTGCATTGCATCCTGAGCTTCCCTGAGAATTGTCCATTAGGTCCAGAAGGGGAAGAGGCTGCCCCACTGCTGTTGGGACCCCAGCTATGCGGGGGCCTCATGCCCAATCTCCTTCATGACCCGATGGTCTTCCTGGCCCGCCTGCATTTGCTGTGTCTGCTTTGTGATGacgatgaggaagaggagaaaggtcGGCTTCAGGGCCCACAGTGGTTCCTGCAGGAGCTGCTGACTGGCCTACAGCAAAGGGCAGCCCTGGATGGTGGGCCCCGAGCCTTGGCCACTCTCTGTTTCCAGGCCTCATACCTTGTTACCAGCTGCCTGACTAGACAGCCCACAGTACGGACATCTTTGATCCACGGACTGGCCCAGCTGTATGGAGCTCGGCCTTCCCTGGCCCCCCACTTTGTGGACCTCTTAGATCAGGTCAGCCCCGAGCTGAGAGAGCCCCTCAGGGAGGTGCTGCTTCAAGAGGCAGTGGCCAGGCCAGGCAAGAACGAAGCACTTTGCTGGCACCTGCAGATGCTGGCAAAAGTGGCAGAGGGGGCTGCTCAGAGTGCCACCCTCAGCTTTCTACAGGCTGCAGCCATACACTGCACTGACTGGGGCCTACACCAGGCCCTACTGCGGGTGTGCCGCGCTCTGCTGCGGACTGGCGGGGGAGTTGCCCTGGCAGACTTGCTACAGGAACTGGCCAGGCAGCTAGAGAATGCTGACGGACGGGACCATGCCCGACTATACTATGTCCTCTTGTCCCATCTGTCAAGTTCCAAGTTGGGGATGGCGCTgggcccctcactggctgcaccTGCCCTGGCCTCCTCATTGATGGCTGAGAACCAGGGCTTTGCGTCAGCACTGATGGTGCAGGAGGCCTCAGCTCCAATTCAAGTGAGTGTGGGGCCTCAGAAGGCCAAAGGCCCACTCCCGGTGCTGCATCTGCAGGTGCAGGCGCTGGACGTTCCTGT includes:
- the Ap5b1 gene encoding AP-5 complex subunit beta-1, with the protein product MGPLSREAWAQRLGAFRASPSAFQAGAEGEDLGRDLLSDLRSEKLSEQTKVSLLTLSLEYSDKLWPDAPAAEAAATSLMDTLVLLPSRPSALRRLLLLAATTALVSGGALGPTSEASCRLLPLLLGLASGRDMGRSFGTALEQRHLQATACECLGELERCKPGLLAGALGMLRSLLGQMGPIQPVSLLLALVLHNTLVVQSRSGAGLQGLLVAEDFSTGSCPWDWTLAEEWDAHLKPQAPSWPTAGEEEEHGFPILEPSPEDTRELKAAVAQLLDTSYLLTPVAQAQLLWLLGWALRGLRGQPPVLFKPQLVRLLGTAQLTLLHSVLSLKAAFGEALFTAQDEALLLRRLTLVAQHPALPSPTHLFYLHCILSFPENCPLGPEGEEAAPLLLGPQLCGGLMPNLLHDPMVFLARLHLLCLLCDDDEEEEKGRLQGPQWFLQELLTGLQQRAALDGGPRALATLCFQASYLVTSCLTRQPTVRTSLIHGLAQLYGARPSLAPHFVDLLDQVSPELREPLREVLLQEAVARPGKNEALCWHLQMLAKVAEGAAQSATLSFLQAAAIHCTDWGLHQALLRVCRALLRTGGGVALADLLQELARQLENADGRDHARLYYVLLSHLSSSKLGMALGPSLAAPALASSLMAENQGFASALMVQEASAPIQVSVGPQKAKGPLPVLHLQVQALDVPVYSLELRFRVEGQLYEPLEAVHIPCLRPGQPAHPLYLPLRPRCPAPARLHIRALYSTPDGLTCHAHLPPLSVNFADLFLPFPRLPKGSELHFFDELWNSCLPKGVESRVWCPLGPQGLEALVSQHLEPFIVVAQPPTTYLIAVRLPPDSMLLLRLEKAQVDGVPVALRTDDWAVLPLVGDYLRGLSAH